Proteins encoded together in one Pelagicoccus albus window:
- a CDS encoding ATP-binding protein: MESQKQTYLLSLVEELCKLPKETEWVEFKHNNEDPEAIGEYISALANSAVYCGKVYAYLLWGVEDTCHEIVGTNFNPSAAKVGAEELENWLLRLLAPKLNFSFHLLQFGENTVVLLEIQASARQPVQFKGQEYIRIGSYKKKLKEHPERERELWRIFDRTPFEQRIAKAHLNGHDALDLLDFPSYFELLSLPLPSNSLAILESLESESIIQQDDAGLWNITNLGAILFAKKLDSFGELRRKAVRVIQYKGEGRIVTVREQIGSKGYAAGFSGLVEYINGLLPSNEVIGQALRKKLPMFPELAIRELVANALIHQDFSQTGNGPMVEIFDSRMEITNPGQPLVKPERFLDSPPKSRNEAIASFMRRIGVCEERGSGIDKVVFETEYYQLPAPRFELAGDSLRSVLFAYKELKEMDKEERIQACYLHACLLFVHRKLMTNSSLRERFKIEEHNRAIASRIINDSIEAGWISPRDPDQGRKHAKYVPFWAGELSL; the protein is encoded by the coding sequence ATGGAATCCCAAAAGCAAACCTATCTGCTCAGTCTCGTAGAGGAACTTTGCAAGCTACCCAAAGAAACAGAATGGGTTGAGTTTAAGCATAACAACGAGGATCCCGAAGCGATTGGAGAGTATATTTCCGCCCTCGCGAATTCAGCCGTTTACTGCGGAAAAGTTTACGCTTATCTCCTTTGGGGTGTCGAAGATACTTGCCATGAAATTGTGGGTACAAACTTCAACCCCTCCGCTGCCAAAGTCGGTGCCGAAGAGTTGGAAAACTGGCTGCTTCGGCTTCTCGCCCCTAAACTGAACTTCAGCTTCCACCTCCTTCAATTCGGAGAGAACACTGTAGTCCTTCTTGAAATACAAGCGTCAGCTCGTCAGCCCGTGCAATTCAAAGGACAAGAGTACATACGTATCGGCTCCTACAAGAAGAAGCTAAAGGAGCACCCAGAGCGCGAGCGAGAGCTCTGGCGAATATTCGACAGGACTCCTTTTGAACAACGCATAGCAAAGGCGCATTTGAATGGTCACGATGCTCTCGACCTACTCGACTTTCCCTCCTATTTCGAACTACTAAGTTTACCCCTCCCCTCCAATTCATTGGCAATTCTCGAATCCCTCGAAAGCGAAAGCATCATCCAACAAGACGATGCCGGGCTTTGGAATATCACCAACCTCGGAGCTATCCTTTTCGCCAAAAAACTAGATAGCTTCGGCGAGCTGCGTCGCAAAGCAGTCAGAGTGATTCAGTATAAGGGCGAAGGTCGTATAGTAACGGTCCGCGAACAAATCGGTTCCAAAGGGTATGCTGCCGGTTTTTCAGGCCTCGTTGAATACATAAACGGACTCCTTCCTTCAAACGAGGTCATCGGACAAGCCTTGCGAAAGAAGCTCCCCATGTTTCCCGAATTAGCGATTCGGGAGCTCGTAGCCAACGCCTTGATACATCAGGACTTTTCCCAGACAGGAAATGGTCCCATGGTTGAGATTTTCGACAGCAGGATGGAAATAACCAATCCTGGCCAGCCTCTGGTAAAACCAGAGCGTTTTCTCGACTCTCCTCCCAAGTCTCGAAACGAGGCGATCGCGTCATTCATGAGACGAATCGGCGTTTGCGAGGAACGCGGAAGCGGAATCGACAAGGTCGTTTTCGAGACCGAATACTATCAACTACCGGCTCCTAGATTCGAGTTGGCGGGCGATTCCCTACGTTCCGTTCTGTTTGCTTACAAGGAACTGAAGGAAATGGACAAAGAGGAACGGATCCAAGCATGCTACCTCCACGCCTGTCTTCTTTTCGTCCATCGGAAACTAATGACCAACAGCAGCCTACGGGAGCGATTCAAGATCGAAGAGCATAACCGAGCGATCGCATCACGCATAATCAACGACTCAATTGAGGCCGGTTGGATCTCTCCACGCGATCCCGACCAAGGAAGAAAGCACGCCAAGTACGTCCCATTCTGGGCAGGCGAGCTATCACTTTAA
- a CDS encoding restriction endonuclease subunit S, with amino-acid sequence MVLNFKEARLSSVTTLITKGATPTTYGHDFTDENEDAILFLGAFNCSIEGRIKLDKKKWISKEADKSIKRSRLQKNDSLFCIVGNTIGNSCLIEEKVVPANINQNVALIRPNFKKLNPQFLSYNLRSSRIQWTVIQEASTQAQPSLSLKQVGDFSIPLPPLSEQKKIAKILSIWDEAIVTTEQLLANSQQQKKALMQQLLTGKKRFPGFAEWKTVKLKSFMTESRVPGSSGDVAKKITVKLYGQGVLAKDEKRLGSESTKYYKRSAGQFIYSKLDFLNGAFGIVPSELDGYESTLDLPAFDLNSKVDSSWLINFVSRESFYKSNIGLANGGRKARRVNPKDLLNLKINAPSLEEQKAIAAALNTADAEIATLQQKLDRLKQEKKALMQQLLTGKRRVKVDKEAATA; translated from the coding sequence ATGGTGCTTAACTTTAAAGAAGCACGCCTCTCCTCTGTAACAACCTTAATTACCAAAGGAGCAACTCCGACCACTTACGGCCACGACTTCACCGATGAAAATGAGGATGCTATACTCTTTCTCGGTGCTTTCAACTGCTCTATCGAAGGCCGTATCAAGTTGGACAAGAAAAAGTGGATTTCGAAAGAAGCGGACAAGTCTATCAAACGCTCACGGCTACAGAAGAACGATTCCCTTTTCTGCATCGTTGGTAATACTATTGGAAATAGTTGCCTTATAGAGGAGAAGGTCGTTCCCGCGAACATCAACCAAAATGTCGCGCTAATTCGCCCCAACTTCAAGAAGCTGAATCCACAGTTCCTTTCATACAACTTAAGGTCCAGCCGGATACAGTGGACAGTCATTCAAGAGGCATCCACTCAAGCTCAACCCAGCCTAAGCCTCAAGCAAGTAGGAGACTTTTCGATCCCACTCCCTCCTCTATCCGAGCAAAAGAAGATCGCGAAGATATTGTCGATTTGGGACGAGGCGATTGTCACCACTGAACAACTACTCGCCAACAGCCAGCAGCAGAAGAAAGCCCTCATGCAGCAACTCCTCACCGGCAAGAAACGCTTCCCGGGATTTGCTGAATGGAAAACAGTCAAATTGAAATCGTTTATGACCGAGAGTCGGGTTCCAGGGTCATCGGGCGATGTCGCGAAAAAAATCACTGTCAAACTCTATGGACAGGGAGTTCTCGCAAAAGACGAAAAGCGGCTCGGTAGCGAATCGACAAAATACTATAAGCGCTCTGCAGGCCAATTCATCTACAGCAAATTAGACTTCCTCAATGGAGCTTTCGGAATCGTCCCTTCCGAGTTAGACGGCTATGAGTCGACACTTGATCTACCAGCCTTTGATCTGAACTCCAAAGTGGACTCAAGTTGGCTAATCAATTTCGTTTCCAGAGAAAGTTTCTATAAATCAAACATCGGACTGGCAAACGGAGGAAGAAAAGCCCGTCGCGTAAATCCAAAGGATCTTCTCAATCTGAAGATCAATGCTCCAAGCCTGGAAGAACAAAAAGCGATCGCAGCCGCTCTCAACACCGCCGACGCCGAAATCGCCACCCTCCAGCAAAAGCTCGACCGCCTCAAGCAAGAGAAGAAAGCCCTCATGCAACAACTCCTCACCGGCAAACGCCGCGTGAAAGTAGACAAGGAGGCCGCGACTGCGTAA